A window of Exiguobacterium sp. Helios genomic DNA:
TGTAAGTCTTCAATGACGGCATCTGCCTGTTCCAGTTCTACTTCGTTCGAAAAATCGAACCGGCAACCGACGGCGGGTAATCCGTTAACCTTGGCCGCGGTAAAGTCGGAAATTCGGTCTCCGACGACAACCGCTTCCGTTAACTGGTGCCCAGACAAGATGTAGGCGACGAGATCACTTTTTTGTGACGACGCGACGTCTTCGATGCTATAAACGCCATCGAGCCAGCGGTCCAGTCCATACTGCCGGACGATGGCCGTTAAATACACTTTCCAGCCGTTGCTTGCGACATAGAGCCGATGCCCTGCTTCTTTTAAGGCGTGAAGTGTCGCTTCCGCTCCCGGATACAGGGCACCGTGTCCTTGTTCGATGTGACGGATCAACGCGTCTTGAAACGTCCGGTCAACGCACATCCTCTCTTCATCCGAATGCGCCGGCAGTAAGGTTTGCCAGACTTCCGGCAATGACACTCCCATGATGGCCTGATACTCAGCCAGCGGTGTTGCCCCGCTCCAGCGGCCATTCATGCGTAAGAAGTCGAATGCATCTTCTAACGCATGACCCAGAATCCGATTCGTTTGAAATAACGTGCCGTCCATATCAAAGATGTACGCCTGTTTCATGATGATTTCCTCCTTGACGGTTAAGAGACGACTTCTTATCAGTTGTCTCGATTTAGTAACAGATTTCTTCAGACAACTTACTCATTTTGTTGATTTTCGGGTAAAGATAACTAACGGAATTTATCGTGTTGCTGTAGAAAAAAGGAGATGAACCATCATGATGGTGCTCATCGTGGTCGGCTTAGCCGTCATCAGTATCGTTCTGTTTGTTCTCTACAATAACCATAACAAAATCGTTTAGCAGCATACCTTTGACTGCGATTATTTCAGATTCCCGCTATCCCGTTGATTTTCTTTATAATCAACGGGATATGCTTGTTCTAATCACACATTATCCAGTAAATCATGATGCACACGGGCAAGCGGCTGGAACAACAGCTTGTTAGTCCGGATTTGATCTTGCAATATCTTCGTTTCCTTCCATGCTGCCGCGTACTGGTCCTGACTGATCCCCCCTGTTTCCCGGGCCAACTCGAGT
This region includes:
- a CDS encoding HAD hydrolase-like protein translates to MKQAYIFDMDGTLFQTNRILGHALEDAFDFLRMNGRWSGATPLAEYQAIMGVSLPEVWQTLLPAHSDEERMCVDRTFQDALIRHIEQGHGALYPGAEATLHALKEAGHRLYVASNGWKVYLTAIVRQYGLDRWLDGVYSIEDVASSQKSDLVAYILSGHQLTEAVVVGDRISDFTAAKVNGLPAVGCRFDFSNEVELEQADAVIEDLQELIQLDLKAITL